DNA sequence from the Methanolobus sp. ZRKC5 genome:
TTCCAAATATCTCTTTAAGACCAATAGTCAATATCTCGACCAGATCGTGGCCCTGGCAGATATTCCACACATCTGCATTCAATTTTGCCAGGCCATTAATGTGTTTTTTTACCATGGCAGCATTCATATTCCTGTTACTTGGCTTGGTTTTCAACTCTTTATACAGCCTGTTGGCATTGACATTCAAATCTTTTGTATCAACGAATTTGTAGAAATTCAGGAATTTAAAATCAATGCTTAGATTATATTTTCTGGAAGCCCATCTAATATATCCAATAGCAGTGCCGCTTTCAAGCAATATTTCCCGGATAGGCCTTCCGAGCGATTGCAATTTGAACTGCGTTGCATACTCATTTAGCATTTTTTCAAGGGCTTGTGATGCCAGTATCATTGTGTCTATATCATGTGAATCGGTGGTAAGTAAATTAGTACTGTATCTTTTAGGACTA
Encoded proteins:
- a CDS encoding DUF4435 domain-containing protein; the encoded protein is MREQITSHRIANQVRMRRQDPLNSILLVEGRTDKRVFTDIIDGDYCDIVYAVYKDKLLSALSILEKSGEKGVLGIVDADYWHVNQISPKRYSTNLLTTDSHDIDTMILASQALEKMLNEYATQFKLQSLGRPIREILLESGTAIGYIRWASRKYNLSIDFKFLNFYKFVDTKDLNVNANRLYKELKTKPSNRNMNAAMVKKHINGLAKLNADVWNICQGHDLVEILTIGLKEIFGNHAKDNLDSDIVSKNLRLAYNLSNFIDTKLYTSIKEWEESNSEFRILLRS